DNA from Mesorhizobium loti R88b:
TCCAGTCGGCGATTTCCGGCGCGGTCGCCCTGGTGTGGTACATGCCGGCCAGTGCGGCCATCGCCTCGGCACGCTTCTCGCCGCCGCCGACCGCCATGTGCGTCGCCTCATCGGCGCCGAGGATGGCCAGCGCATGCTCAAGCGCTTCGAGCTTGTGGCCGAGGTTGTCGAGTTTCTGAAAGGACATGGCGGCTTCCGTGAATGAGGACGGCGCGAAAAGACACCAACGCAAAAGCGTTGGCAACCCTCAGGCCGCGTCCGCAGATCCAGCTTGCGCAGCCGAGGCGGTGCGTGAAATGCTGCCGCCGAAACATGAAGGGGGAACAAATGATCGGCAACATCCTGGTCGGGCTGGTGGCCTTGATCCATGTCTACATCGTCTATCTCGAGATGGTGCTGTGGGACACGCCATACGGCCACAAGACGTTCCGGCTGACGCCGGAATTCGCCAAAGCCTCGAAGGTGCTCGCCGCCAATCAGGGCCTCTACAACGGATTTCTCGCCGCCGGCCTGATCTGGG
Protein-coding regions in this window:
- a CDS encoding DUF1304 domain-containing protein — protein: MIGNILVGLVALIHVYIVYLEMVLWDTPYGHKTFRLTPEFAKASKVLAANQGLYNGFLAAGLIWGLYLGAAGLQVKVFFLACVAIAGLYGAATVGRKILFIQTVPAVVALIAVWLGW